The Nicotiana tomentosiformis chromosome 2, ASM39032v3, whole genome shotgun sequence genome includes the window GCGCATCCACTTCGCCATCTCAGTTTCTTTTTGTGCAAAAAGGTAGAAAAGATTCCGCCCTTCTAGATCTTTATTTTTGGCCTGAAAAAGCTCGTCGATCCAAATGAATCATTCTTCTGGTCTCTCTTTACTCCCCACCCCGAAACTGACCCATGGTACATCGCTCATTCGCTTCGCGCGCGGGAAGGATACGAAGTTCAGTTCATGAGACCGCAGCGCAGCGGAGTGGAGCAGCCGCGACATGAATTTTCTTACCTTAGCTGGATCTCGTCGGTGCCACCTAAACGGTAGGTAGGCGGCGAATGTATCTAAGACACAATTTTTTTTCTTGACCAATTCTTCAAAACATGTGTGTAGTCACACACCAATAAGGTCATGACACGTTTCCTAATTcaagtaaaaaaaaatacttaatatttaaaagaaaaaatagaaaacacCCCTATCCCTCCCCAAGCCTCTCATCTTCTTCAAACTATCATACCTTCGACTTTCTCCTCTATGGATGGCACCAACACCACCTCCATGGCTGCTTCCATAGCCataatcaaaagaaaagaaaaaggtccCATCCAAATCACCACCTTCAATACATCGCCTCCGGCATTAATCATCGCAAGAAAATGATCTCGACATCGGGAAACAAAAGACTAGTAATTACCCCTCCTTGCCTGAAACGTTTTAGTTCGAGTTGATCTTCTGGTTTTTGGTGTACTAAATCTCTAAGCTCTTTGCCATTTTTGTATATTCTGAACTGGGCTTTTTGCTCATATGTTACTGAGAGGCTATCAATGAAGAAGTCTAATTGTTAGCATTTTTTTCGAATTGGGTCTCTAATTGTTTGCTAGTATTCCAACTGAAAGAGGTGAACCGgaaaagtttaaaattttagCATTTTTAGAGATGCTGATGGATGGGAAGTGTATTTGAAGCATTTTTTCTGAATTAGGTCTTCAAATATTTGTTAATTATATGTTAAAGAGAGGCCATAAACTAAAATTAATAGAATTTCCTTGGactaaaattaatagaaattaaTACTGAATTTTTTGTAGGTTTTTAGCTGTTAGAATTATTCAATGAAATGAGACAATGGAATTGGAAGAGAACAAAAGGGTTTCGCTGGTCATGGAGGGATTGGAGgggaaacaaaagaaaaaataaaaataaaaataaataaatttggacATAGTATCAACTTTATTAAATTTGAATCATTGACATAAAGCTACATACACACATTTTCACGCGCTCCTTTTTGCGTGTAATATACCTGGTCAAAAGTGGTGCCTCTCAGGCACACTCTAAAAAGGTTGAGTGTGTAAGGTGATTTTTTTTTCGCAAAAAATGTGTAATAGGAATTTGGCCTATAATTTAGAgggtaacttatgtattttggcATTGTTTAAATTATAAGATATACTTAATTGATTAAATAAACTTCGAAAAGAATAGATAGATGGAAACTTATAAGACTAGCTGAGAAGGAAAATAAATCAAATAATACTTAATTACTAAGAgacaaaataatttattaaacaATAATGTGAAAGTAATTTGCCACATCTATGAATGATAAGATATAATTATAAGAAATCTATTTTTATAGATTGTAGTAGTACTAATTTTGAGGTCTTAAATTTTTGGGGGCAAAAGGCGAGGGAAGCACTTGCTTTAAGTGTGGCTAATTATTCCACTACGTAAGGAGCACTTGCAGACACACGCTTTAGGTACTTTCAAGCCAGTATAAAACGTGTTGAATTGGTATACTTTGCACCTATTACAAATATTCAATCGGACCAAGACCAAACTATAATATCTAAACGAAAAATCGTGACAACTTTAAATATTTGTGTATATATTCAATCAATATTAAAAGTGATTGTTAGTATAAtagtattttattattaaaataaattatgacaTAACTCCCACTATTCCATGACGTAGAAAATGATCATAACTCTTCTGTAACTCTTCTCCCATGTTCTACCACTAATACATAATAATTTAACCATTATCTCATGTTCTCCGTAATTTCATAACTTATTATCCTactttcttccaatttaattcaAGGAAGAATGCCTACACCTATAAATAGGAGTCTTTCTTCCATAATGTGGTGTGAGATATAATTGTACAGTAAAGTGAGGTTAAAGTtgtgaaagaaaaagaagagagttTTTTTTACTTTTGTTGAAGGAAGGTGTTCATCTTGATAGAGCTTTGGACTCAACAACTTGTCCACAGTTTGTTCGAGTCATATGACGTGATCGGACTGTTGTATCCTGAGGGAACAAGTCAAGAGGATTACTGCTGGACCAGTGAAGACTTTATTGCATTGGGCTTGAATATCCTTAAAGAGAGCGAGATATCCGCGCCTCaacctgaaaatattttattttcttcattttattttttaactatTAATTGTATTTTCACCACCAATGACTTATATTTAAACCACTCTCTTGATGAGCGCCACATAAACATGGAACTATAAGTTTGGCATGGAGGGGTATTCTAGTGTATATTCAATCTTCTCggtttcagttttttttaatttttctctttttctaaTTTTCCTTCCTCTTTTTTCACATGTAATGTGAGTTCTATCTTTAGGTATGTAAAATTTATTAGATTCAAATTCAATAAATTATTTGGATTACATTTTAAATATACTAGTCCAAATAAATTAtgagctaatataattggattaattatataagtttaatatatatagattaaataaataagttcaAATTCATTGGGCTATCCCATTTAGTTGGGCTACAAATGATGAGCCCATTTCATTAGGCCTAAgatatcatcttcctagaggctcaGTTTAGTGCCACACGTGAAATGATGAAGCGCCAAGTTAAGCGAAAGAGCCAATAgaatcatgccacgtgtcaaatgaaatgataaatcacattaaaaggccaatgaaaccgtgccacatgtgcaagtgacatgttctcaCCAACCAAATGTggtcttgtcacacttcaatttgattggtcggaaagagtttgttcttatcataactcttccctccaaCAACTATAAATAAGGGTCTTCATAACTTAGAAAAGGCactagaagttataacaagaaacaagaaagagctcgtggatcaaatgcTGCAAATTCttccacaagtttcaagcttcaagcaatcaagttcaagttcaaaaaatcaagttcaagctcaagaacgaataacaaatcaagttcaagctcaagaacaaagaacaaatcaagttcaagctcaagaacgaagaacaaatcaagttcaagctcaagaacaaagaacaaatcaagttcaagctcaagaacgaagaatagatcaaggttcaagaaatacgagttcaaatcaaagttcgtccgagttgaattcaagatcatcgtttgtggcaacaactacatatttaagatcaagctcaaaaacccttgaatttatttactattgaaaagaaaaattagatgatccatagagattgtacactcaaattatttaaaatcaaatactatgattgttgtaatatttttcggttttattttattttatcgacgcaaatttattgtctacaaattctgacatgcccagtgggacaatctctacctctcatatcaacttttcaatcaccaaagtttaagaacatcgaaatggcttcaaagaaaatcaactctaGATCAACTTCCACTACAGTCTACAACTGTTAATTCCAAGTTCTATGTTGATGTGGAAAACATCCTCAAAATTACTTTTGAAAGCTTTGAGCTAGCTACAAGGAGCAAAGTAAGCTCTTTAGGACAACAAACACTTCAAGTGTCATCCGCATCAAGCCCTATTatcggatcttcatcctcaaaggGAACAAGATACTCTACAAGCGCGACCCAAAAAGGAATCGATGTCGCCGAAAGGATCAAAGAGGTTCTtgcttgtcacgaccaaaaattcaactagtcgtgatgtcacctaacccagcccgttaggtaagtcaattatccaatatccaattccaatgtaatttaacaagacaattaagtaaagcaaaatatctaaatattatacattccccaaggactggtagaacaaatcacgagcttctaaaattagaatttacaaagctggtatgaaataaatataccATCTGttcgaaaagtacataaacagatttttataaatctaaggctaccatgaacaagaggcagctacgaccgtAACGCATGTACGTCTCCAAATCCAGCTCACGTTGATCCcgtcaacatcaacatccaatatctgcatgcaaggtgcaaaagtgtagtataagtacaaccgaccatatgtactcaataagcaacaaacctaaccttaggttgaaagtagtgacgagttggaacaaaggtcggttccaacaccaatagccaacaatagtccataacaacgtaaaacaagtaataaaagaagtaacttagAGATAAGTTACTCAgttaaatcatgatttctgaaaagaGTTCTGCctctcaagtgtatcagtgaaaactaaGTTTTTTAccgaaatttcaaaaaaaatatgagtaagtttgaatacagtaattttcacaaaaatcctttcaacaataaataagatgtttcattttctttccagataaccagtgaaaaatgcatcactatgcccatatgccaatatgtgagaagtcatgaatgacgtgataccatacaacatgaggaaaatgcatctctatgcctgtatgtcaagtgtgcatgtcaatgcgatgcaactcggtgataaaaccatatgcatactctcagagtatcatttcactcagtcctcccagtcactcaatcctcccaatcgctcgacactcggcactcgcactcagtaggtacctgcgctcactggggtgtgtacagactccggaggggctccttcagcccaaactctataacaagccaatcatggtatAAATCAGTCAaccatgttgcggcgtgcaacccgatcccataaataatgatatatataaagccaatatgactgttgcggcgtgcaacccgatcccataatcatcctcacaatcaggccctcggcctcactcagtcatcaatctctccggtcATCATCCCATAAATTCTAGGCTTTTGTTGTAGATTATGTTCACTTTCTTCTACGTCCTTAATAATGTGTCTTTTAAGCATcgcaaatatattaaaaaaatcatttaaagaatgCGAAAGACATATTTAACAATAACTGAAATTTATCAGGGTCATTTAAGATCTGATTTTTGTGTCTCTGAAAGCTCTAGTGTTTATTTGGGAAAATAATGAAGTAACACTAATATCACCCATTCCACAACATGATGATtccaacaaaaatattataagATGAGAAGGGTTAACACGTTGAAGGTTAGAACCTTTTGTAAGAGTTAATGGTTTAACGAGAGAAAGAGGAAACATAGTTTATAGCGTGAAACAAATAAGATGAGCAGAGGAAAGGGTTAACCTTCATTTTCCATCTCTATGTGCCACTAGTTAAGATTTCAGAGGTGCGTGATTAGGGATACAACATGAGTTCACATACCTTTTTTAGATTACAAACTTCAGGAGAGAAGGAAGAACTGGCATAGATTTCCTTGCTTACTTCATCCGTCTTTTCTATCTGAAATGGTATTACAATCAATTTTTGAAACCCAAATGATAAGCATAATATTTCACGAAGTTTCAAGAATTCAATTTCATAGACATTAAAACGCAATATCTTTGCCTGTTAAAGAATGCATAAGCTCCTAGATTCAGCAAGCTTGGTTTTTCAATTTTCTAAGTTTATTTTTGTCTAAAATCCAATTGCCACTCAAAGTGTGAAGGTTATGTTATATATACCAAGTCTTTAGGCTCAATTTGAGTAACCGATGAGATAATCATTATTTCCTCTATAGATTTTATAACAAGTGCTACACCCAAAACAATTCCTGCATTAGGAGCAGGCTACGTTGGCAGAAAGGGGACCACAACTCCTTCGCTGGAAAATTAGTGTTTTTGGGTCAAACACCTTAGTTTAGTAGTATatgcatatgtatatatataaaagttgtTCTCTGACACAAGGTAAGCTTCTACTGAAGTGGTAAATGGGATTCAAAAAATGTTATCTGATTGCGGACCTGACTCTTACCAGTGACGCTTTAGCATATCTTTTTAATCTTGTAGGGAATGTGAAATTCTAATGCAAGTGATAAACTGGTTTTCTTTGTCTTCAATGTGAATGAGTTGCTCGGCTTGCTTCTGACCTCAAATAATTTCTACAAGAGCCTAAAGACAGTATTCCCAAATCAAAACGTGACAGTGCAGATCAAGGATATGACATACAAGGGAGGCTCTCATTACCAGAGTTTCCTAGAGTTAAAAGCAGAAGTCAAATACCAAAAAACATTCTTTTGCTTAAAACAAAATTTAGTATAAATTACAATTAACTGATTCTCTCAAAATCATTGATTGTAAACCTTCATTTCCATTACTGTTACAATTTACATCCATAATGAAGAGGAAAGGTGAAAATTAAAGCGCAACATCGTATTGAATCTTTGAGCCTCGTAGGCTTCACGTACTTTGTTTTACAGTTCAACCATCTGATATCCAAAGTTCGTTGGTCCAACTAGTTCGGATATACCGAATCAGTGACGGAGCCAGAATTTTAACTAAGGGGAGTCAAAATTTAAAGAAGTAAATACACGAAGAAGTCGAGGGAATTCAACATattgtatatatacataaaaagaaaaatttacCTATTTATAGTGTGATTTTCAGGCAGAGGGTTGAAAATAACATCCCTCAGACGAGTGTGGCTCTGCCACTGTGCCGAATAGGCTCACTAGGAGGGTAAACAACTCCTTACCGAAGGGCTATCCATTCCAAGAACTCAAACACGAAATCTCTCGTTAAGGGTGAGGGATCCAACCATCCACCACCCCCTCGGTGGCATGGATATGACATACTTGAGAGAAGAAAATTATaatatcaaattttccaaaaatgtaTCGTGGATAGGAAAGAGCAAGTTTTGAATTTTGTCCATCATGATTTTCTTAGGGATGATTGAGCTTAATGACCTCTAATCTTCCTTCCATTATGAGGGAGAAGTGGGGCGGATGAGGAGGGGGAGTGAAATCTGTTGAATGGATTGGGCTGCCTTATATATATCTATATGCCCTGGTTCTATGTTCCTGAAGTTCTCAGAGCCTTGTGAAGGCTTGATTAAAATGTCGTTTGCTAGTTCAACTTCTGGTTGCTCTTCTTTGGTTTATATAATCTCTTAAATGCACCTAAAGAGGAATAGATAAAGAAGGATAAGTAGCTCGCCCCTACGAAGTACTATTAATCAGGTAATCTATCTTTCTATTAGCTTTCACTGAGTTACCTGCAAATATGAAAGTCACTATATCTATTGGAGGTCGTGGTTTGAAATGAACAGTGTAGTTCAACATTCGAAGAATAATCATGTAGGGCTCATCAATAAACATGGTTTAGAGTTGCCATTCATCACTCAAATTTGTGATGAATAAATTCTTTAAATAAAGTCATATTGACTTAAGTTGAGAGCTCTACcataaacatgctgaagttactTGAACTATATTCTAGTTACAAAGAAACAGTAGAAAAAGGGTGGGGGAGGAAAGGTTCTATGTTGCTGTGCACTTGACGCTAGTATGTTATATGGTTTATGTTTAAAGAAAAGGTAAAAGACAAATGCTTTAGAGCTTTTAAGTAATATTGATATACTTACTCTCTCCCAGATGTGTCAGAGATATGCAAACTAATCAATCAATACAAAGCAGTTGCTCAAGTAATTAACTACTCTTAGTCCTGTGTAATACAACACGAAGTCCTCTTCGTCAGGAAACAACTTGTTTGAAAACATGAAACTTAGAGAAAGAACTTCGATGTATGATTAGCAAAAAAAACAGAAACGAAACAAAACTCAAGTCCACCCCAGCATGAAGAAGAGTAACAATTCAAGAGGTTTAATAATATTCACATGTATTTATTTTTCTGAAGAATTTTAGGCTTTTGTTGTAGGCTTGTTCAATTTTTCTACGTCCTTAAAATGGGTTTGTTAAGCTTTGCAAATCTATAAAATAGTAATGGTTTATGTAATGGGGGAAAGGCTTATTTTTTACCATAAGTGTATAGCTAGTAGCGTCATAGGCCTAGTAATTTAGTATTGAACAAAATTGCTTTTTTCGGATAGCCAGAGTCTTGCTAAGCTGCTAAAAGAGGTGGTTACATTAGACACAAATCATTTGTAGCGGAGTCTAGGCTGCTGCACCAGAACAATCTAGGGAAAATAAGTGGCAGCTGTATATAAAAATCTTTTAAAGGGGGTGACAGATCAACACATCATAGTCGGTGGCGAAGCCAGAAATGTTTccaagggtgttcaaacttgaaagaacTAATAAAAAATTCtgacaaagggtgttcaatatgtatttTATACATCTAAAATCAGTATTTTACTTATATACGCAGTGTAATTTTTCGTAATATTTCGGTGCCCTTTGTAAAAGGTCGCTTCGCCCCTGATCACAGTCTATATCCACTTACCATAAGCATGATTTTTATACAAAGCACTGTATAGAACATGATAGAAGATGCAGAGTACAAAGTTAACCTTCATTACTTAAGGGTTTCTTAAGCCTGCAAAAGTCCACACATGGGGTTCTACCGATTTCATCCCACACCAATGCTTGAAAGGTCTTTATCGCATCGTCAGAATCAGAGTCACTATCACCATCACTATCCCTTGCTTGAAAGGTGAAATAAAGCCACAACCCACCAGCAAAAGATGCGTTTACCGTCACGATTTCCATGAACTCAAACTTCTTAGcctaaaaaaagaaagaaaaaagaaaagtcaATTACGATCAATATTAGCTTGATATGATAACAATCAAAAGAATAAGGCAAGCACTTACATTTTGTGAATTGAAATCTCCAATTGCCAAGTGGCACATATCAGTGTATTCTTGTTTTTGCTCCGGGTCCGTAAGGTAACTCCGTATTGGCACAATTGAGGAGTTAAAAGAGGCCCCGGGATAGACAGAGATATCGAAACCCTGTAGCAAAAACCAACGACGAACAATTAAACATAATGCCAACAAATAATAACAAAGTAAAGCAtgcaatagtaataataataataataatagtataaTAAGTAGCTAACCTCGCTCTCATCTAACTCCTTGTAATACTGGTCCCAGACCTTGGAGTCCACCTTGGTACCGTCCAGAAGCTCAAAATCAGAATCATCGGAGTAGTTGTAGATTACAGCTCCATCTCTTTCCTCTGAATCGTATGAATCATCAAATTCTTCTTCATCCAAACCTTCCTCTTCCTCTACCAATTCTTGTTTCCTCCCACGAGAAGAAAACTCGCAAGGCATCTGCTGCTGCTGCTCCATCGCAATAAGCTCCCTGGATTGATTTTAGCCCTAATCCCTTTTTCCCCCAATTTTTAGGATGCCTGTTTGTTTATGTGAATATTTCGCGTGATTTTTGATGCTCGTGTCCCGTCAAATATATACGCTGCCCAAAAGGCCTTCTTCTAATCTGATTAGGAGAAAAGGCCCCGATTTGGGTTTTAAAACTTGGTATCATCCCTATTCTATGATATGTTGCACTAATAGTCCACTTTATTTGTCAAATTAGTGCACCTTTAGTCCCTCCTATAATatctcttgttttttttttcttctcaaacTGTGTAGAGCCCAAATTTTCCTTTTCTCCTTTTTTCTCGTTCTTCAATTTTTATTCCATTTTGATATGATTTAGTCCTCGTAGCTATACAAGTGTGTACGTGACGCTTAAGGAGGAATACAAAGTTGGTTAGGAAAGTAGTTATTATAAATAAGAGTAGAGTGCTGATTAGTCATTTATTTTATGGTTACTAGTTTTTGTATTTACATTTTTGTCCTTCTCTATCTTTCCATTATATGAGCTGTAACACTCATTTGACAAGGATTACGAATGAAGAATTATCTAGTTTTGTTTTTAAATTTCCTTTTCCTTCA containing:
- the LOC104111361 gene encoding uncharacterized protein, whose translation is MEQQQQMPCEFSSRGRKQELVEEEEGLDEEEFDDSYDSEERDGAVIYNYSDDSDFELLDGTKVDSKVWDQYYKELDESEGFDISVYPGASFNSSIVPIRSYLTDPEQKQEYTDMCHLAIGDFNSQNAKKFEFMEIVTVNASFAGGLWLYFTFQARDSDGDSDSDSDDAIKTFQALVWDEIGRTPCVDFCRLKKPLSNEDIGC